One Thermanaerothrix sp. DNA segment encodes these proteins:
- the frr gene encoding ribosome recycling factor, with amino-acid sequence MPQNQIKDMKQKTEKSIEHLKGTLQGIRTGRAHPALVEDIKVDYFGTPTPIKQMATVTVPESRQLVITPWDKTALKAIEKAIQSSSLGVTPKTDGDTVRVTLPELTKERRQELSKLVNKYAEEARVAIRNIRRDVLEAFKKMEKAGEISEDEHKKLQKEVQDHIDAAIKKVDQLAQDKEKEILND; translated from the coding sequence ATGCCTCAGAACCAGATTAAGGATATGAAGCAGAAGACAGAGAAATCCATCGAACATCTCAAGGGTACCTTGCAGGGCATAAGGACCGGGCGGGCTCATCCTGCCCTAGTGGAGGACATAAAGGTGGACTACTTTGGCACGCCTACTCCGATTAAGCAGATGGCCACGGTTACCGTCCCCGAGTCCCGTCAGCTTGTTATAACTCCCTGGGACAAGACCGCTCTCAAGGCCATTGAGAAGGCGATACAGTCCTCCTCCCTTGGCGTTACCCCAAAGACCGATGGTGACACCGTAAGGGTCACCCTGCCGGAGCTGACTAAGGAGCGTCGCCAGGAGCTCTCCAAGCTGGTTAACAAATACGCCGAGGAGGCCAGGGTGGCCATAAGGAACATAAGAAGGGATGTGCTGGAAGCCTTCAAGAAGATGGAGAAGGCTGGAGAGATCAGCGAGGACGAGCACAAGAAGCTCCAGAAGGAGGTTCAGGACCACATAGACGCTGCTATCAAAAAAGTTGATCAATTGGCCCAGGATAAGGAGAAGGAGATCCTTAACGACTGA
- the pyrH gene encoding UMP kinase codes for MGRYNRVLLKLSGEILAGKCGFGLDLEEVSSICAEIADVAREGVQVAMVVGGGNIMRGQQAVQKGMERAQADSMGMLATVINALALQDALERMGMSTRVQTAVEMRQVAEPFIRRRAIRHLEKGRIVIFAAGTGSPYFSTDTAAALRASEIGASCLIKATKVDGIYDDDPSKNPNANRLPVVSYREALTKGLKIMDAAAFALCQENNIPIIVFDVLKRGNLRSLLVDGKPVGSVVCADPQGDN; via the coding sequence ATGGGGCGATACAATAGGGTGCTTCTCAAGCTGTCTGGCGAGATATTGGCGGGTAAGTGCGGCTTTGGATTAGACCTGGAGGAAGTTAGCAGCATTTGCGCCGAAATCGCTGACGTGGCCCGTGAGGGTGTGCAGGTGGCCATGGTGGTCGGAGGCGGAAACATAATGAGGGGGCAGCAGGCGGTCCAGAAGGGAATGGAACGGGCCCAGGCGGACAGCATGGGGATGCTGGCCACGGTGATAAATGCTTTGGCCCTTCAGGATGCTCTGGAGAGGATGGGGATGAGCACCAGGGTTCAGACTGCGGTGGAGATGAGGCAGGTGGCGGAGCCCTTCATCCGCCGGCGGGCCATAAGGCATCTGGAAAAGGGCCGTATAGTCATCTTTGCCGCCGGTACCGGTTCTCCTTATTTCTCCACCGACACAGCCGCGGCCCTTCGAGCTTCGGAGATAGGGGCTTCGTGCCTTATCAAGGCCACCAAGGTGGATGGTATATATGATGATGATCCTTCAAAGAACCCCAATGCCAACAGGTTGCCCGTTGTAAGCTACAGAGAAGCCCTTACCAAGGGGCTTAAGATAATGGACGCCGCCGCCTTTGCGCTTTGCCAGGAGAACAACATCCCTATAATAGTGTTTGATGTGCTTAAGAGGGGTAACCTGAGATCCCTCTTGGTGGATGGCAAGCCTGTGGGCTCGGTGGTTTGCGCTGATCCACAGGGAGATAACTGA
- the tsf gene encoding translation elongation factor Ts, whose translation MSVDMEAVKDLRARTGAGVLDCKKALAECGGDIEKAVDYLREKGLAKAAKKVGRTAAEGLVFSYIHTNGKIGVLLELNCETDFVARTDEFKKLGHEIAMHIAAANPQYVSPEDVPSEDLEREKEIYRKQALEEGKPAHIVDKIAEGRVNKFYEETCLLEQPYIRDPEKKIKDLVMENIAKIGENIVVRRFTRYAISE comes from the coding sequence ATGTCTGTGGACATGGAAGCGGTAAAGGACCTTAGGGCTCGTACCGGAGCTGGTGTGCTGGATTGCAAGAAGGCTTTGGCGGAGTGTGGAGGAGACATAGAGAAGGCGGTGGATTACCTCCGGGAGAAGGGGCTTGCCAAGGCCGCCAAGAAGGTGGGGCGCACCGCTGCTGAGGGGCTGGTCTTCAGCTACATTCACACCAACGGCAAAATAGGTGTGCTGCTGGAGCTTAACTGTGAGACCGACTTTGTGGCCAGGACCGACGAGTTCAAGAAGCTTGGGCATGAGATAGCCATGCACATCGCTGCTGCCAATCCGCAGTACGTATCTCCCGAGGATGTTCCCTCCGAGGATCTTGAGAGGGAGAAGGAGATCTATCGGAAGCAGGCTCTGGAGGAGGGTAAGCCGGCCCACATCGTGGATAAGATCGCGGAGGGCCGAGTTAACAAGTTCTACGAGGAAACCTGCTTGCTGGAGCAGCCCTACATAAGGGACCCGGAGAAGAAGATAAAGGACCTGGTGATGGAGAACATAGCCAAGATAGGTGAGAACATAGTGGTTCGCCGGTTCACCAGGTACGCCATCTCCGAGTAA
- the rpsB gene encoding 30S ribosomal protein S2, translated as MAVVSMKQLLECGVHFGHQTRRWNPKMKPYIFTERNGIYIIDLQKTVKGLERAYSFVREVAKEGGSMLFVGTKRQAQEPIRNEALRCGQFYINQRWLGGLLTNFATIRRRINRMVELQKMEADGSINRYPKKEIIQLRKEREKLEKYLSGIRDMRDMPDALFVIDPRRENIAVLEAAKLGIPVVAIVDTNCDPELIDYPIPGNDDAIRAIELITGLMANAFIEGRQGVDGMPTPAAEAEAEEPVEDVIEVREKLHDEYSDVAEVLVNQELEERKGWKEA; from the coding sequence ATGGCAGTAGTGAGCATGAAGCAACTGTTGGAGTGTGGGGTTCACTTCGGTCACCAGACGAGGCGCTGGAACCCGAAGATGAAGCCCTACATATTCACCGAGCGGAACGGTATCTACATCATCGATCTTCAGAAGACGGTGAAGGGTCTTGAGAGGGCTTACAGCTTTGTCAGGGAGGTGGCCAAGGAGGGCGGCAGCATGCTCTTCGTGGGCACCAAGCGTCAGGCCCAGGAGCCCATTCGCAATGAGGCCCTTCGTTGTGGCCAGTTCTACATAAACCAGCGCTGGCTTGGCGGCCTTCTCACCAACTTTGCCACCATAAGGCGCCGGATCAACCGAATGGTTGAGCTCCAGAAGATGGAGGCCGATGGCTCCATTAACCGCTATCCCAAGAAGGAGATCATCCAGCTTCGCAAGGAGAGGGAGAAGCTGGAGAAGTACCTCTCCGGGATAAGGGATATGCGGGACATGCCGGATGCGCTTTTCGTTATCGATCCCAGGAGGGAAAACATAGCGGTTCTCGAGGCTGCAAAGCTTGGCATCCCGGTGGTGGCCATAGTGGATACCAACTGTGATCCCGAGCTTATCGACTATCCGATTCCCGGAAATGACGATGCCATAAGGGCTATTGAGCTTATCACCGGCCTGATGGCCAACGCCTTTATAGAGGGGCGTCAGGGGGTTGACGGTATGCCCACCCCGGCGGCAGAGGCGGAGGCCGAGGAGCCTGTGGAGGACGTCATCGAGGTTAGGGAGAAGCTGCATGACGAGTATTCGGATGTTGCGGAGGTCCTGGTCAACCAGGAGCTTGAGGAGCGCAAGGGCTGGAAGGAGGCCTAG
- a CDS encoding metal-sensitive transcriptional regulator, with product MINRLRRLEGQIRGIQKMIEDEKPCKDILIQLNAARRAMQNASIAVLKNYLNKCIAQAGSEAPRERMEELERLIKAMIDLTPLDGDQ from the coding sequence GTGATCAACCGGCTAAGGCGCCTGGAAGGGCAGATAAGGGGCATACAAAAGATGATAGAGGACGAAAAGCCCTGCAAGGACATCCTGATTCAACTAAACGCCGCGAGAAGAGCCATGCAGAACGCGTCCATAGCGGTTCTGAAGAACTACCTAAACAAATGCATAGCCCAAGCGGGATCAGAGGCCCCAAGGGAAAGGATGGAAGAGCTGGAGAGGTTGATAAAGGCGATGATAGACCTCACTCCCCTGGACGGGGATCAATAA